Genomic segment of Balnearium lithotrophicum:
AAAAAGACTTAAATGGATTCAACACTACGAAAAACACCAAAATGCAAGACTAACCTGCAGATACTTCGGAATAAGTCCAACTACCTTCTACAAATGGAAAAATAGATACAAAAAGTACGGTTTAGAAGGCCTCAAAGACAGAAACAAAAGACCCCACAGAGTAAGACAACCTCAGAT
This window contains:
- a CDS encoding helix-turn-helix domain-containing protein, translated to MKQLKKFKGTSLHISNTPFKKTIKRGTKIKTKLDLTKDPNVRKRLKWIQHYEKHQNARLTCRYFGISPTTFYKWKNRYKKYGLEGLKDRNKRPHRVRQPQ